One segment of Agromyces albus DNA contains the following:
- a CDS encoding MarR family winged helix-turn-helix transcriptional regulator, producing the protein MGKGGESVLLDDIAFLLARASAAGIAAGNDSLQPLGLTVRAFATLTLAVEHDGITQRGISEFLRLDPSRVVAIVDDLENRGFVSRLVGRGDRRMKIVVATPAGHALFKQAVAATRAGERDLFQRLTPEARTEAIRVLRQLAFPDDG; encoded by the coding sequence GTGGGAAAAGGGGGCGAGAGTGTTCTTCTCGATGACATCGCCTTCCTGCTCGCCCGCGCGAGCGCCGCGGGAATCGCGGCCGGCAACGATTCGCTTCAGCCGCTCGGATTGACGGTACGGGCTTTCGCGACCCTCACCCTGGCCGTCGAGCACGACGGCATCACGCAACGCGGCATCTCCGAGTTCCTGCGGCTCGATCCCAGCCGCGTTGTGGCCATCGTCGACGACCTGGAGAATCGAGGATTCGTCTCGCGCTTGGTGGGGCGCGGCGACCGCAGGATGAAGATCGTGGTCGCCACGCCCGCCGGTCATGCGTTGTTCAAACAGGCGGTGGCCGCAACTCGCGCGGGCGAGCGGGACCTCTTTCAGAGGCTGACCCCCGAGGCGCGCACCGAGGCGATCCGCGTGCTCCGACAGCTCGCCTTCCCCGACGATGGGTGA
- the glyA gene encoding serine hydroxymethyltransferase: protein MAESVFNAPLSEVDPEIAEVLELELGRQRNYLEMIASENFVPVSVLQSQGSVLTNKYAEGYPGRRYYGGCEYVDVAESLAIERAKSLFGAEYANVQPHSGATANAAVLSAIATPGDTILGLELAHGGHLTHGMRLNFSGKLYNAVSYGVDPETFLVDMNVVRDKALEHKPKVIIAGWSAYPRHLDFAAFREIADEVGAKLWVDMAHFAGLVAAGLHPSPVPHADVVSSTVHKTIGGPRSGFIVARDTELAKKLNSNVFPGQQGGPLMHVIAAKATAFKIAASEDFKLRQERTIRGAQILAERLTADDSRAAGIDVLTGGTDVHLVLADLRNSPVDGQQAEDLLHEALITVNRNAVPFDPRPPMVTSGLRIGTPALATRGFGDAEFVEVADIIALALKGEADVAALRSRVEALTAAFPLYPGLEQ from the coding sequence TTGGCCGAGTCCGTTTTCAATGCGCCGCTGTCCGAGGTCGACCCCGAGATCGCCGAAGTTCTCGAGCTCGAGCTCGGTCGCCAGCGCAACTACCTCGAGATGATCGCGAGCGAGAACTTCGTTCCCGTCTCGGTGCTGCAGTCCCAGGGTTCCGTGCTCACGAACAAGTACGCCGAGGGCTACCCCGGCCGCCGCTACTACGGCGGTTGCGAGTACGTCGACGTCGCCGAGTCCCTCGCGATCGAGCGCGCGAAGTCGCTCTTCGGCGCCGAGTACGCCAACGTGCAGCCGCACTCGGGCGCCACCGCCAATGCGGCGGTGCTGAGCGCGATCGCGACGCCCGGCGACACGATCCTCGGCCTCGAGCTCGCGCACGGCGGCCACCTCACGCACGGCATGCGCCTGAACTTCTCGGGCAAGCTCTACAACGCCGTCTCCTACGGCGTCGACCCCGAGACCTTCCTCGTCGACATGAACGTCGTGCGCGACAAGGCGCTCGAGCACAAGCCGAAGGTCATCATCGCCGGGTGGTCGGCCTACCCCCGCCACCTCGACTTCGCCGCGTTCCGCGAGATCGCCGACGAGGTCGGCGCGAAGCTCTGGGTCGACATGGCGCACTTCGCCGGCCTCGTCGCCGCGGGCCTGCACCCGAGCCCGGTGCCGCACGCCGACGTCGTCTCGTCGACCGTGCACAAGACGATCGGCGGCCCCCGCTCGGGCTTCATCGTCGCACGTGACACCGAGCTCGCGAAGAAGCTCAACTCCAACGTCTTCCCGGGCCAGCAGGGCGGACCGCTCATGCACGTCATCGCCGCGAAGGCCACGGCATTCAAGATCGCGGCCTCTGAAGACTTCAAGCTGCGCCAGGAGCGCACCATCCGCGGTGCCCAGATCCTCGCCGAGCGGCTCACCGCCGACGACTCGCGCGCCGCGGGCATCGACGTGCTCACGGGTGGCACCGACGTGCACCTCGTGCTCGCCGACCTCCGCAACAGCCCGGTCGACGGCCAGCAGGCCGAAGACCTCCTGCACGAGGCGCTCATCACCGTGAACCGCAACGCGGTGCCGTTCGACCCCCGCCCGCCGATGGTCACGTCGGGCCTGCGCATCGGCACCCCGGCGCTCGCGACCCGCGGCTTCGGCGATGCCGAGTTCGTCGAGGTCGCCGACATCATCGCGCTCGCGCTCAAGGGCGAAGCGGATGTCGCGGCGCTCCGCTCTCGCGTCGAGGCCCTCACGGCGGCGTTCCCGCTGTACCCGGGCCTCGAGCAGTAG
- a CDS encoding VOC family protein, which yields MSGVVHFEIPADDQGRARDFYGAAFDWQLDVLPELQYTNVVTTPVDEQTQQPREPGAINGGMFQREGDLTHPIITIDVDDIDATLERIASLGGNVVQAKSAIPGMGYYGYFRDTEGNVLGLWTTAPDAA from the coding sequence ATGTCCGGAGTGGTGCATTTCGAGATCCCGGCTGACGATCAGGGCCGAGCCAGGGACTTCTACGGCGCGGCCTTCGACTGGCAGCTCGACGTCCTGCCCGAGCTGCAGTACACGAACGTGGTCACGACGCCCGTCGACGAACAGACCCAGCAGCCGCGAGAGCCCGGAGCGATCAACGGCGGGATGTTCCAGCGCGAGGGCGATCTCACCCACCCCATCATCACGATCGACGTCGACGACATCGACGCCACGCTCGAGCGGATCGCCTCACTCGGCGGGAACGTCGTGCAGGCGAAGAGCGCGATCCCGGGCATGGGGTACTACGGGTACTTCCGCGACACCGAGGGCAATGTCCTCGGGCTCTGGACGACGGCGCCCGACGCCGCTTGA
- a CDS encoding N-acetylneuraminate synthase family protein: MTVRIGRSAIGPGLPVYVIGEIGLNHNGDVDIARRLIDVAVESGAQAVKFQKRTPEIATPEHMRDVPRETPWGTMSYLDYRRRVEFGQSEYLEIASYAMRSGIDWFASPWDVPSVEFLDDLDVVAHKVASASVTDLALLDAIAETGKPVILSTGMSTLDEIDRAVETLGTDRLVIMHATSSYPMPPEEANLRTIETLRSRYPGVPIGYSGHERGLQISLAAVTLGAVAVERHITLDRAMWGSDQAASLEPVGFEHLVRDIRVIGEAMGDGVKRVFPGEEAPRAKLRRVPAL, from the coding sequence ATGACCGTACGCATCGGCCGATCCGCGATCGGCCCCGGCCTGCCCGTCTACGTGATCGGCGAGATCGGCCTGAATCACAACGGCGATGTCGACATCGCGCGCCGGCTCATCGACGTGGCCGTCGAGTCGGGGGCGCAAGCCGTGAAGTTCCAGAAGCGCACCCCCGAGATCGCCACGCCTGAGCACATGCGCGACGTGCCCCGCGAGACGCCGTGGGGCACGATGAGCTACCTCGACTACCGGCGGCGCGTCGAGTTCGGCCAGTCCGAGTACCTCGAGATCGCCTCGTACGCGATGCGGAGCGGCATCGACTGGTTCGCCTCGCCGTGGGATGTCCCGTCGGTCGAGTTCCTCGATGACCTCGACGTCGTGGCGCACAAGGTGGCCTCGGCCTCGGTCACCGATCTCGCACTGCTCGATGCGATCGCCGAGACTGGCAAGCCCGTCATCCTCTCGACCGGGATGTCGACGCTCGACGAGATCGACCGCGCCGTCGAGACGCTCGGCACCGACCGGCTCGTCATCATGCACGCGACCTCGAGCTATCCGATGCCGCCCGAGGAGGCGAACCTCCGCACGATCGAGACGCTCCGCTCGCGCTATCCCGGCGTTCCGATCGGCTACTCGGGGCACGAGCGCGGCCTGCAGATCTCGCTGGCAGCGGTCACGCTCGGCGCCGTCGCGGTGGAGCGGCACATCACCCTCGATCGGGCGATGTGGGGCTCCGACCAGGCGGCGTCGCTCGAGCCGGTGGGATTCGAGCATCTCGTGCGCGACATCCGCGTGATCGGCGAGGCCATGGGCGACGGCGTGAAGCGCGTCTTCCCGGGCGAGGAGGCTCCGCGCGCGAAGCTCCGCCGGGTGCCGGCGCTGTGA
- a CDS encoding beta-N-acetylhexosaminidase — MKRRTAWVLAAVLMASATWWAGAALIAPPPAPAIAVVPQPVEVIGVRGDAFRLGPDVRIMIDGDPREAGAVARQLADLLRPASGFELPIVRGEAEPGDIAFVLAAGEAPDGHAAEGYRLRADESGVRISATTAAGLSNGMQSLRQLLPADVEGGQLLSDPLEVVAVEISDYPRFAYRSAMLDVARHFFSIEEVERFIDEIAMLKINTLHMHLSNDHGWRIEIEGWPLLTEVGGLYEVDGGPGGFYTQEEFAGIIDYAAERNVTIVPEANMPGHVHAALTAYPELTCDGVARQPHTPAAGGGSTLCPTSVDAERLAEDVIRQLAALTPGPYLHLGGDEVFGYTEEEYTYFMELTSRVAEDEGKTVVGWQEVGASDALPIGTIGQYWGSAEPDELDVELMESFLDQGGAIVMSPSDVAYLDQVYPDRPADSRLGLSWAGPTGVADAYDWDPARIFEGVGDDQVLGIEAPLWSETLTSIDDVEFMAFPRLGSLAEVGWSPAPANGEHRDFDEFALRLVTFLERFEELDVNFHRSSDLPW; from the coding sequence GTGAAGAGGCGCACGGCATGGGTGCTCGCTGCGGTGCTCATGGCATCAGCTACCTGGTGGGCCGGAGCGGCCTTGATCGCGCCTCCACCTGCCCCCGCCATCGCGGTCGTGCCGCAGCCCGTCGAGGTGATCGGGGTCCGGGGCGACGCGTTCCGCCTCGGTCCCGACGTGCGGATCATGATCGACGGCGACCCACGGGAAGCGGGAGCGGTCGCCCGGCAGCTCGCCGACCTGTTGCGTCCGGCGAGCGGCTTCGAGCTGCCCATCGTGCGCGGCGAGGCTGAACCCGGCGATATCGCGTTCGTGCTCGCTGCCGGCGAGGCGCCCGATGGCCACGCCGCCGAGGGATATCGCCTGAGAGCCGATGAATCTGGCGTCCGCATCAGCGCGACCACGGCGGCGGGACTCTCGAACGGCATGCAGTCCCTGCGACAGCTCCTGCCCGCAGACGTCGAAGGTGGGCAGCTGCTCTCAGATCCGCTCGAGGTCGTCGCGGTCGAGATCTCCGACTACCCGCGTTTCGCCTACCGCAGCGCGATGCTCGACGTCGCCCGGCACTTCTTCTCGATCGAGGAGGTCGAGCGATTCATCGACGAGATCGCGATGCTCAAGATCAACACCCTGCATATGCACCTCTCGAACGATCACGGCTGGCGCATCGAGATCGAGGGTTGGCCGCTGCTCACCGAGGTCGGCGGCCTGTATGAGGTGGACGGCGGCCCCGGTGGGTTCTACACCCAGGAGGAATTCGCCGGAATCATCGACTACGCCGCGGAACGGAACGTCACGATCGTGCCGGAGGCCAACATGCCAGGCCACGTGCATGCCGCGCTCACCGCCTACCCGGAGCTCACGTGCGACGGCGTCGCGCGGCAGCCCCACACACCCGCGGCCGGTGGCGGGAGCACACTGTGCCCGACCAGTGTCGACGCGGAGCGACTCGCCGAAGACGTCATCCGGCAGCTCGCCGCGCTGACCCCCGGGCCGTACCTGCACCTCGGCGGAGACGAGGTCTTCGGCTACACCGAGGAGGAGTACACCTACTTCATGGAGCTCACGTCCCGGGTCGCCGAAGACGAGGGCAAGACGGTCGTCGGCTGGCAGGAGGTCGGTGCATCCGACGCACTGCCCATTGGCACGATCGGACAGTACTGGGGCTCCGCCGAGCCCGACGAGCTCGACGTCGAGCTCATGGAGTCCTTCCTCGACCAAGGCGGCGCGATCGTGATGTCGCCGTCCGATGTGGCCTACCTCGATCAGGTCTACCCCGATCGCCCCGCCGACTCCCGGCTCGGCCTCAGCTGGGCCGGTCCCACCGGCGTCGCAGACGCCTACGACTGGGATCCCGCCCGAATCTTCGAGGGCGTCGGCGATGACCAGGTGCTCGGCATCGAGGCACCGCTCTGGAGCGAGACGCTCACGTCGATCGACGACGTCGAGTTCATGGCGTTCCCCCGCCTCGGTTCGCTCGCCGAGGTCGGATGGTCGCCCGCGCCGGCGAACGGAGAACATCGCGACTTCGACGAGTTCGCACTTCGCCTCGTCACCTTCCTCGAGCGTTTCGAGGAGCTCGACGTGAACTTCCACCGCTCGAGCGACCTGCCCTGGTGA
- a CDS encoding beta-N-acetylhexosaminidase produces the protein MTGIIPAPTFFELHEGAAPFRLDDDSRFVVNCADAAAVAETFAGRVRAATGFELPVVEGAAGASDLRLVISDGAAGGSPEGYTLESGGDGVRIAADAAAGLFRGTQSLRQLLPPEIERADASRAPAGGWTVPAASVTDSPRFAYRGAMLDVARHFFAVEDVLDFVDRLSLLKLNALHLHLTDDQGWRIEIDSWPELTGIGASTSVGGAGGGFYTKDDYRRIVEYAAARFVTIVPELDLPGHTNAALSAYPELNCDGVAAEPYEGVEVGFSSLCASPERAEATDRFLADVTREVAELTPGPWLHLGGDESLATPHADYLDLVHRMTLAAVATGKTVIGWHELGASTELPPGTVGQYWSHVEPEADAVLFTRSFVEQGGSIILSPADVAYLDMKYPGDPEGPLGGTLGLDWAKGPTSLEEAYGWEPVGIVPGIDESDILGIEAPVWTETIATVPELEFMAFPRIAAIAEIAWSPSVAAGGSRSEADFAARLAALGMHLDELGIAYHRVDGVPWATPGDAPAPRVEEPVGLPAR, from the coding sequence GTGACCGGCATCATCCCCGCCCCCACCTTCTTCGAACTCCACGAAGGCGCGGCGCCCTTCCGGCTCGACGACGACTCCCGGTTCGTCGTGAACTGCGCCGACGCGGCGGCGGTCGCCGAGACGTTCGCCGGGCGAGTGCGCGCGGCCACGGGATTCGAGCTGCCCGTCGTCGAAGGCGCGGCCGGGGCATCCGACCTCCGTCTCGTCATCTCCGACGGCGCGGCCGGCGGGTCGCCCGAGGGATACACCCTCGAGTCCGGCGGCGACGGCGTGCGCATCGCGGCCGATGCAGCTGCCGGGTTGTTCCGGGGCACGCAATCGCTGCGCCAGCTGCTTCCGCCCGAGATCGAGCGAGCGGATGCCTCGCGCGCACCGGCGGGCGGATGGACCGTGCCCGCGGCATCCGTCACTGATTCCCCTCGCTTCGCCTACCGAGGCGCGATGCTCGACGTGGCGCGGCACTTCTTCGCCGTCGAGGACGTGCTCGACTTCGTCGACCGGCTGTCGCTGCTGAAGCTCAACGCGCTGCACCTGCATCTCACCGACGACCAGGGCTGGCGCATCGAGATCGATTCCTGGCCCGAGCTCACCGGCATCGGCGCGTCGACCTCGGTCGGCGGTGCCGGCGGCGGCTTCTACACGAAGGACGACTACCGCCGGATCGTCGAGTACGCGGCCGCGCGGTTCGTCACGATCGTGCCCGAGCTCGACCTGCCCGGCCACACGAACGCCGCGCTCAGCGCCTACCCCGAACTGAACTGCGACGGCGTCGCCGCCGAGCCGTACGAGGGCGTCGAGGTGGGGTTCTCGTCGCTCTGCGCGTCGCCCGAGCGCGCGGAGGCCACCGACCGCTTCCTCGCCGACGTCACGCGCGAGGTCGCCGAGCTGACGCCGGGGCCGTGGCTGCACCTCGGGGGCGACGAATCGCTCGCGACGCCCCATGCCGACTACCTCGACCTCGTACACCGCATGACGCTCGCGGCGGTCGCCACCGGCAAGACCGTGATCGGATGGCACGAGCTCGGCGCGTCGACCGAGCTGCCTCCGGGCACCGTCGGCCAGTACTGGAGCCACGTCGAGCCCGAGGCCGACGCCGTCCTGTTCACGCGATCGTTCGTGGAGCAGGGCGGGAGCATCATCCTCTCCCCAGCCGACGTCGCCTACCTCGACATGAAGTACCCCGGCGATCCCGAGGGGCCGCTCGGCGGCACGCTCGGACTCGACTGGGCCAAGGGCCCGACGAGCCTCGAGGAGGCGTACGGGTGGGAGCCCGTCGGCATCGTGCCCGGCATCGACGAGTCCGACATCCTCGGCATCGAGGCGCCGGTGTGGACCGAGACGATCGCCACGGTGCCCGAACTCGAGTTCATGGCGTTCCCTCGCATCGCCGCGATCGCGGAGATCGCGTGGTCGCCGTCGGTGGCGGCCGGCGGCTCCCGATCGGAGGCGGACTTCGCCGCGCGCCTCGCCGCGCTCGGCATGCACCTCGACGAGCTCGGAATCGCGTATCACCGCGTCGACGGCGTGCCGTGGGCGACGCCCGGCGACGCACCGGCGCCTCGAGTCGAGGAGCCTGTCGGCCTCCCCGCCCGTTGA
- a CDS encoding bifunctional methylenetetrahydrofolate dehydrogenase/methenyltetrahydrofolate cyclohydrolase: MTAITLDGVATASAVKGELASRIKLLKAHGVVPGLGTLLVGDDPGSRSYVAGKHRDCAEVGIESIRVDLPASATTADVRAAIRDLNAASEVTGYIVQLPLPAGHDENAMLELLDPDKDADGLHPTNLGRLVLGIEGELHSPLPCTPAGIVEMLRRYDVPIRGRHVTVIGRGLTVGRPLGLLFTRKGLDATVTLTHSRTQDLPTEVARADIVVAAVGVPHLVKADWVKPGAAVLDVGITRVQDDDTGKGRLTGDVDPGVAEVAGHLSPNPGGVGPMTRAMLLANVVKAAEQRLHR, from the coding sequence ATGACCGCGATCACGCTCGACGGGGTGGCGACGGCCTCGGCCGTGAAGGGCGAGCTCGCCTCGCGCATCAAGTTGCTGAAGGCGCACGGGGTCGTGCCGGGGCTCGGCACGCTCCTCGTGGGCGACGATCCCGGCTCGCGGTCGTACGTCGCGGGCAAGCACCGCGATTGCGCGGAGGTGGGCATCGAGTCCATCCGCGTCGACCTGCCGGCCTCGGCGACCACGGCCGACGTGCGCGCCGCGATCCGCGACCTGAACGCGGCATCCGAGGTCACCGGATACATCGTGCAGCTGCCGTTGCCCGCCGGGCACGACGAGAACGCGATGCTCGAGCTGCTCGATCCCGACAAAGACGCCGACGGGCTTCACCCCACGAACCTCGGCCGGCTCGTGCTCGGCATCGAGGGGGAGCTGCACTCGCCGCTGCCGTGCACGCCCGCGGGCATCGTCGAGATGCTGCGGCGCTACGACGTGCCGATTCGCGGGCGGCACGTGACCGTGATCGGCCGCGGGCTCACCGTCGGCCGTCCGCTCGGGCTGCTCTTCACCCGCAAGGGCCTCGACGCCACCGTCACGCTCACGCACTCGCGCACACAAGACCTGCCCACCGAAGTGGCTCGCGCCGACATCGTCGTCGCGGCCGTCGGCGTGCCGCACCTCGTGAAAGCCGATTGGGTGAAGCCCGGCGCGGCCGTGCTCGACGTGGGCATCACGCGCGTGCAAGACGACGACACCGGCAAGGGCCGGCTCACGGGCGACGTCGATCCCGGCGTTGCCGAGGTGGCCGGCCACCTCTCGCCGAATCCCGGCGGGGTGGGCCCGATGACCCGCGCGATGCTGCTCGCCAACGTCGTGAAGGCGGCGGAGCAGCGCCTGCACCGGTAA
- a CDS encoding acylneuraminate cytidylyltransferase yields the protein MAQIDLAEAPAVVAAAHHADTRTGRADAAAGVATAIIPARGGSRGLPGKNVARVGGVPLIERAVRAALAADRIGRVVVTTDNAEIAEAARAAGAEVVERPAELAGSTATSESALLHALDALDAMAAGFETLPPGAPRPAAAAVTVFIQATSPFIDPADLDAAVERVASGERDVVFSAAPTHVFLWREIGSTAVGVNHEMSHRPRRQDRTPEYAETGAFYVFANAGFREAGHRFFGRVGVQPVHPDHATEIDDAADLERARTLAVRVDRDLCPRHPLIDVDALITDFDGVHTDDTVMVDQLGRETVRVSRSDGHGIARLRAAGIPVLIISAEENPVVGRRAEKLGVECAQGVSDKGAVLRAWAEDRSIRLDRIAYLGNDRGDLPALDLVGWPIAVPDAAPEALAAARHVLAQPGGHGAVRELADLILEARDSHVARAALESARPHDSK from the coding sequence ATGGCCCAGATCGATCTCGCCGAGGCGCCGGCCGTCGTCGCCGCCGCACATCACGCGGACACACGCACCGGCCGGGCGGATGCCGCGGCCGGCGTCGCGACCGCGATCATCCCGGCGCGGGGCGGATCGCGGGGCCTGCCCGGCAAGAACGTCGCCCGGGTGGGGGGCGTGCCGCTCATCGAGCGTGCCGTGCGCGCCGCGCTCGCCGCGGATCGGATCGGCCGCGTCGTCGTCACGACCGACAACGCGGAGATCGCCGAGGCCGCTCGCGCAGCGGGTGCCGAGGTCGTCGAGCGCCCAGCCGAACTCGCCGGGAGCACCGCCACGAGCGAGTCGGCGCTGCTGCACGCGCTGGATGCGCTGGATGCCATGGCGGCGGGTTTCGAGACGCTCCCTCCGGGTGCTCCCCGACCCGCGGCGGCGGCGGTGACCGTCTTCATCCAGGCGACATCGCCGTTCATCGACCCGGCCGACCTCGACGCCGCCGTCGAACGCGTCGCGAGCGGCGAGCGCGACGTCGTGTTTTCCGCGGCTCCGACGCACGTGTTCCTCTGGCGCGAGATCGGCTCGACCGCCGTGGGCGTGAATCACGAGATGTCCCACCGTCCGCGCCGGCAGGACCGCACGCCCGAGTACGCCGAGACGGGCGCGTTCTACGTGTTCGCCAACGCCGGCTTCCGGGAGGCGGGACACCGCTTCTTCGGGCGCGTGGGCGTCCAGCCCGTGCACCCCGATCACGCCACCGAGATCGACGACGCCGCCGACCTCGAGCGTGCGCGCACGCTCGCCGTGCGGGTCGATCGCGACCTCTGCCCGCGGCATCCGCTCATCGACGTCGACGCGCTCATCACCGACTTCGACGGCGTGCACACCGACGACACGGTCATGGTCGACCAGCTCGGGCGCGAGACGGTGCGGGTCAGCCGCAGCGACGGGCACGGCATCGCCCGACTTCGTGCGGCCGGCATCCCCGTGCTCATCATCTCCGCCGAGGAGAATCCGGTGGTCGGGCGCCGAGCCGAGAAGCTCGGCGTCGAGTGCGCCCAGGGCGTTTCGGACAAGGGTGCGGTGCTTCGCGCGTGGGCTGAGGACCGGAGCATCCGTCTCGATCGCATCGCCTATCTCGGCAATGACCGCGGCGACCTGCCCGCCCTCGATCTCGTCGGATGGCCGATCGCGGTTCCGGATGCTGCGCCTGAGGCGCTCGCGGCGGCCCGCCACGTACTCGCGCAGCCCGGCGGGCACGGCGCCGTGCGCGAGCTCGCCGACCTGATCCTCGAGGCACGTGACTCCCACGTCGCCCGGGCGGCGCTCGAATCCGCGCGCCCGCACGATTCGAAATGA
- a CDS encoding tannase/feruloyl esterase family alpha/beta hydrolase, which translates to MQSPAVTVVGTEVTAMMRGGIRAVTLGAAAVVALMISGAAAAAAAVPVAPSTAIPQLSPAEPGTLGECESLIAFEYDSTVITGAEIIAAGTLSGVEVGEHCLVRGHMNERFSEVDGQAYRIGFEMRLPTDWSGRYLYQGNGGLDGNVATALGNAGSESGLQLGFAVISSDAGHPGSMGPTFGIDPQARLDYGYQAVGTLTPMAKALIEAAYGKSPDRSYMTGGSNGGRHTMVGAARYADQYDGFLAVAPGFNLPQAAVAQVWGAQQWVTVATDAADLNTALTPAERRVIADAILARCDGLDRIEDGMVQDSERCQKAFSIDRDVPTCEVDRDGTCLTAEQKSVVSDVFAGARTSEGEEIYSSFPFDPGLAQGNWAFWKFFASRSLDPGAIGFIFGTPPDPSIPASPLTVDIDAVAQSISATSGIYTESGMEFMTPPDPTRLDTLRERGGKMIVVHGASDGVFSVDDTGSWYDELDANYGQKADQFARYFEVPGMGHVRGGPATDQYEGLTALIDWVEYGSAPDRIDAWVNPANADVPASWSADLSRPLCPFPSVAQYASGDPDSADSFVCKHSGGGIGRG; encoded by the coding sequence GTGCAGAGCCCGGCGGTCACCGTCGTCGGCACCGAGGTGACGGCGATGATGCGCGGCGGAATACGCGCGGTCACCCTCGGTGCCGCGGCAGTCGTCGCGCTGATGATCTCCGGCGCGGCCGCGGCCGCCGCCGCGGTCCCCGTCGCTCCGTCCACGGCGATCCCGCAGCTCTCACCGGCGGAGCCCGGAACCCTCGGGGAGTGCGAATCGCTCATCGCGTTCGAGTACGACAGCACCGTGATCACCGGCGCCGAGATCATCGCGGCCGGCACGCTGTCGGGCGTCGAGGTCGGCGAGCACTGCCTCGTTCGCGGCCACATGAACGAACGCTTCAGCGAGGTCGACGGCCAGGCCTACCGCATCGGATTCGAGATGCGCCTGCCGACTGACTGGAGCGGGCGCTATCTCTACCAGGGCAACGGCGGTCTCGACGGCAATGTCGCGACCGCGCTCGGGAATGCGGGAAGCGAGAGCGGCCTGCAGCTCGGCTTCGCGGTGATCAGCTCGGACGCCGGACACCCCGGATCGATGGGACCGACGTTCGGGATCGACCCTCAGGCACGCCTGGACTACGGGTATCAAGCGGTCGGCACCCTGACGCCCATGGCCAAGGCGCTGATCGAGGCGGCGTACGGCAAGTCCCCCGATCGGTCGTACATGACCGGCGGATCCAACGGCGGGCGCCACACGATGGTCGGCGCGGCGCGCTACGCCGACCAGTACGACGGGTTCCTCGCGGTGGCGCCGGGCTTCAACCTGCCGCAGGCCGCCGTCGCGCAGGTGTGGGGCGCCCAGCAATGGGTCACGGTGGCCACCGACGCCGCGGACCTCAACACGGCCCTGACCCCCGCCGAGCGACGGGTGATCGCCGATGCCATCCTCGCCCGGTGCGATGGGCTCGACCGGATCGAGGACGGCATGGTCCAGGACAGCGAGCGCTGTCAGAAGGCCTTCTCCATCGATCGCGACGTCCCGACCTGCGAGGTCGATCGGGACGGCACCTGCCTCACCGCAGAGCAGAAGTCGGTCGTCTCCGATGTCTTCGCCGGAGCACGCACCAGCGAGGGCGAGGAGATCTACAGCTCGTTCCCGTTCGATCCCGGACTGGCCCAGGGCAACTGGGCATTCTGGAAGTTCTTCGCGTCGAGGAGCCTCGATCCCGGCGCCATCGGATTCATCTTCGGGACACCGCCGGATCCCAGCATCCCCGCCTCGCCGCTCACGGTCGACATCGACGCCGTCGCGCAGAGCATCTCCGCGACGAGCGGCATCTACACCGAGAGCGGCATGGAGTTCATGACGCCGCCGGATCCGACGAGGCTCGACACGCTCCGGGAGCGCGGTGGGAAGATGATCGTCGTCCACGGCGCATCGGACGGGGTGTTCTCTGTCGACGACACCGGATCCTGGTACGACGAGCTCGACGCGAACTACGGCCAGAAGGCCGATCAGTTCGCCCGGTACTTCGAAGTGCCCGGCATGGGACATGTGAGAGGGGGCCCTGCGACCGACCAGTACGAAGGGCTCACCGCCCTGATCGATTGGGTCGAGTACGGATCGGCCCCCGACCGGATCGACGCGTGGGTGAACCCGGCAAACGCCGACGTTCCCGCGAGCTGGTCCGCCGATCTCAGCCGCCCCCTCTGCCCATTCCCCTCGGTGGCGCAGTACGCGTCGGGCGATCCCGACAGTGCCGACAGCTTCGTCTGCAAGCACAGCGGCGGCGGCATCGGGCGCGGTTGA